The Gracilimonas sp. genome includes a region encoding these proteins:
- the ahcY gene encoding adenosylhomocysteinase: protein MPQVKEEEKLAYKVKDISQAHYGRQEIKLAEAEMPGLMALREQYKDEQPLKGARIAGCLHMTIQTAVLIETLVELGADVTWSSCNIYSTQDHAAAAIAEAGIPVYAWKGMTEEEFDWCIEQTLFFPDGQPLNMILDDGGDLTNMVLDKYPELVDGINGISEETTTGVLRLIERERKGTLSLPAINVNDSVTKSKFDNKYGCRESAADAIRRATDVMMAGKVAVVAGYGDVGKGTAASLQGAGARVIVTEIDPICALQAAMDGFEVKKMDNAVEEGDIFVTATGNKDIIKDRHFLKMKDKAIVGNIGHFDNEIDVAWLKKNAEEENIKPQVDVFTLKETGRQVILLSQGRLMNLGNATGHPSFVMSNSFTNQTLAQIALWNRPEEFEVGVHVLPKSLDEKVARLHLSKIGVELETLTEEQAEYIGVPIKGPYKSDQYRY from the coding sequence ATGCCACAAGTTAAAGAAGAAGAAAAACTAGCCTATAAAGTAAAAGATATTTCTCAGGCCCATTATGGCCGTCAGGAGATTAAACTTGCTGAAGCTGAAATGCCGGGACTGATGGCACTTCGGGAGCAGTACAAAGATGAACAACCTTTGAAAGGTGCCCGTATTGCCGGATGTCTTCATATGACTATCCAAACTGCAGTGCTCATCGAAACACTGGTTGAGCTTGGTGCAGATGTAACCTGGTCTTCCTGTAATATTTATTCAACACAAGACCATGCCGCAGCTGCTATTGCAGAAGCAGGTATCCCGGTTTATGCCTGGAAAGGAATGACCGAAGAAGAATTTGACTGGTGCATCGAACAAACTTTGTTTTTCCCGGACGGTCAGCCATTAAATATGATCTTAGATGATGGTGGCGACCTCACTAACATGGTTCTGGATAAATATCCGGAACTGGTGGACGGAATCAACGGAATTTCTGAAGAAACTACGACCGGTGTGCTTCGCCTGATTGAGCGTGAGCGCAAAGGCACCCTTTCTCTTCCCGCGATTAACGTTAACGACTCGGTAACCAAGTCTAAATTTGATAATAAATATGGATGCCGTGAATCAGCCGCTGACGCCATTCGCCGTGCCACCGATGTAATGATGGCCGGAAAAGTAGCTGTTGTTGCTGGTTATGGAGATGTTGGAAAGGGAACGGCTGCATCTCTTCAAGGCGCCGGAGCCCGGGTAATTGTAACCGAGATCGATCCTATTTGTGCCCTGCAGGCTGCAATGGATGGCTTTGAAGTGAAGAAGATGGATAATGCCGTAGAAGAAGGTGATATTTTTGTTACCGCCACCGGCAATAAAGACATCATTAAAGACCGCCACTTCCTGAAGATGAAAGACAAAGCCATTGTAGGAAACATCGGCCACTTTGATAATGAGATTGATGTTGCCTGGCTGAAAAAGAACGCTGAGGAAGAAAACATCAAACCTCAGGTAGATGTGTTTACCCTAAAAGAAACCGGCCGACAGGTTATTCTCTTGTCGCAAGGTCGCTTGATGAACCTTGGGAATGCAACCGGTCACCCATCATTTGTGATGAGTAACAGCTTCACCAACCAAACACTGGCGCAGATTGCCCTCTGGAATCGTCCGGAAGAATTTGAAGTGGGTGTACACGTACTTCCAAAATCACTGGATGAGAAAGTTGCCCGATTACACTTATCTAAAATTGGAGTGGAACTTGAAACACTGACGGAAGAGCAAGCCGAATACATCGGTGTTCCTATCAAAGGACCTTATAAGTCCGATCAGTATCGTTATTAA
- a CDS encoding STAS domain-containing protein, which translates to MKYDVSERYNCVVITFKGNLMGGPDAEEFREKLHEFIEQDKKEIIVDLGKVKFINSSGLGILIAGLTTMKNAGGELVICQADKKIESLLMVTQLIKVFNHFRTLDEAAEYFHEKGKGEEE; encoded by the coding sequence ATGAAATACGACGTTTCGGAACGGTACAATTGTGTAGTGATTACTTTTAAAGGAAATTTAATGGGCGGCCCCGATGCCGAAGAATTCAGGGAAAAACTTCACGAGTTTATTGAGCAGGACAAGAAGGAGATTATTGTAGATTTGGGGAAAGTGAAATTTATTAACTCATCCGGTCTTGGGATTCTTATTGCCGGTCTTACGACCATGAAGAATGCGGGTGGTGAGTTGGTTATTTGTCAGGCAGATAAGAAAATCGAGAGTTTGTTGATGGTAACCCAGCTGATTAAAGTGTTTAATCACTTCCGTACACTTGATGAGGCAGCCGAGTACTTCCATGAAAAAGGAAAAGGCGAAGAAGAATAG
- a CDS encoding TlpA disulfide reductase family protein, which yields MKINFLPFLLIVLLTIISCTDSTRQNPRDLSEANQKIDQAIWNASFQDLEGNKLTVEDLKGKVVLVDFWETWCGPCLQVFPAMDSLQNEYPDDFVVVAVNLNDSDTREDVQNFRDNNEYDFRYVLDINNVGDEVITLGIPFKVFLDPQGYLIKAELGLTGNDYQDTKEIIEQNKTS from the coding sequence ATGAAAATTAACTTTCTACCTTTCTTGCTCATTGTACTTTTGACGATTATTTCCTGCACTGATTCTACTCGTCAGAATCCTCGTGATTTATCTGAAGCAAATCAAAAAATTGATCAAGCCATTTGGAACGCCAGTTTTCAGGACCTTGAAGGCAATAAGTTAACTGTCGAAGACTTGAAGGGAAAAGTAGTACTGGTTGATTTTTGGGAAACATGGTGCGGTCCCTGCCTTCAGGTTTTCCCTGCTATGGACTCCCTTCAGAATGAATATCCTGATGACTTTGTTGTAGTAGCTGTAAATTTGAATGATTCCGATACCCGTGAAGATGTCCAAAATTTTAGAGATAATAATGAATACGATTTCAGGTATGTACTCGATATTAATAACGTCGGGGACGAGGTCATAACCCTTGGAATTCCATTTAAAGTATTTTTAGACCCTCAGGGATATTTAATTAAAGCAGAGCTTGGATTAACAGGCAATGACTATCAGGACACAAAAGAAATTATAGAACAGAATAAAACATCATAA
- a CDS encoding GAF domain-containing sensor histidine kinase, with amino-acid sequence MQQLIEQNKTTGFPLPDNESERQMAVEKYNILDTLPEEEFDSLVELAAIITESPMSQMNLLDHHRQWTKSAYGLESGEERSRSEAICTYTIMGNENLEIQDLTQDDRFKNASYVEGDPFLKYYGGYPLRTEKGLNLGALCVLDTKPKELSKTQKKALKTIANEIVSRLEIRRTQQKLEKLNREKDQFLRAVNHDIKSPLNGIISSTHYLQNFWEGDRDELNSILSMIEVSGRKLVNYTSELVSNSLENGESSLILDEVQVDELIIDLIHIYTPLAKAKQIDIITEFDTPGLFKLDDEKFKLIMSNLISNALKFSSSGDVITVKAEILETDNRMLYCSVSDTGLGIPQEFIPTLFTKNKKHQRKGTQGEISTGLGLPIVKQFVELHNGGVKVETKDNQGTTFYIAIPEQH; translated from the coding sequence ATGCAGCAATTAATCGAACAAAATAAAACAACGGGTTTCCCGCTTCCCGATAATGAGTCAGAGAGACAGATGGCCGTCGAGAAATATAATATACTCGACACCCTGCCTGAAGAAGAATTTGATTCCCTGGTAGAGCTTGCAGCTATTATCACCGAGAGTCCGATGTCTCAGATGAATCTTCTGGACCATCACAGACAATGGACAAAATCGGCTTATGGACTTGAGAGTGGAGAAGAAAGGTCTCGGTCAGAAGCCATTTGCACCTACACTATAATGGGTAACGAAAACCTGGAAATTCAGGATCTTACCCAGGACGATCGGTTCAAAAATGCTTCTTATGTAGAAGGTGATCCCTTTCTAAAGTATTACGGAGGCTATCCTCTTAGAACCGAAAAGGGATTAAATCTGGGAGCCCTATGTGTACTCGACACTAAGCCAAAAGAACTTAGCAAAACTCAAAAAAAAGCTCTTAAGACGATTGCTAATGAAATTGTCTCCCGGCTTGAAATTCGCCGGACTCAGCAAAAACTCGAAAAACTAAACCGTGAGAAAGACCAGTTTTTACGGGCAGTCAACCACGATATTAAGAGTCCACTCAATGGCATTATCAGCTCTACCCATTATTTACAAAACTTTTGGGAAGGAGATCGGGATGAATTGAATAGTATTCTTTCGATGATTGAAGTAAGTGGCAGAAAGCTGGTAAACTACACCAGCGAATTGGTGTCCAATTCACTGGAAAATGGAGAATCCAGCCTTATACTTGATGAGGTTCAGGTAGATGAACTCATTATAGATCTTATTCATATTTATACTCCTCTTGCAAAGGCCAAGCAGATAGATATTATTACTGAATTTGATACTCCCGGACTTTTTAAACTTGATGATGAAAAGTTCAAACTGATTATGAGTAATCTGATTTCCAACGCACTTAAGTTTAGTTCATCAGGTGATGTCATTACTGTTAAAGCTGAAATACTTGAAACTGATAATCGAATGCTTTACTGCTCGGTATCTGATACCGGCCTGGGTATTCCACAAGAGTTTATTCCAACCTTGTTTACCAAAAACAAAAAACACCAACGTAAAGGCACTCAAGGCGAGATCAGCACGGGATTAGGGCTGCCTATTGTCAAACAATTTGTGGAATTACACAATGGTGGTGTAAAAGTTGAGACCAAGGATAATCAAGGCACTACGTTCTATATAGCCATTCCTGAACAGCACTAA
- a CDS encoding PAS domain S-box protein, translating into MKRLQKLFQLNAVTITVIYMVIGTLWILFSDQLLRATIKDLETFSRIETFKGLFYIVVTGSLLYFLVDFSNKRIKATRETVDKALDSVKIATWSIDLRNDRNITSKYHYKLFGLKKSPKTWNVQDFYNRIHPEDRDLVERAFIEAIETKKPYAAEYRIIWPDETIRWMKSLGNVQLNEEGETIGISGIIQDITEQMHLEVQHNRKQELFERIFEQIPVMVDIYDPQINEIRVNKAFEDILGWSNDEIQEIDLMTACYPDPEIREKAAKVMNEADGGWHTFHVKDKKGNTHIQEWSNIKLSDSSIIGIGLDVTELKASQEEIIESRQLLEKMFESLKESVLILEPGTRVITDCNQSATKLFGYSKEELIGSSTKKLHVSEEWYYKFDEMGTENLKEKGIFETEYVLKKKDGTKFHTQHTVTLIEREDGEVEKIVSVVQDITDQVNHEKELKEHNEFIETTLENLPIGVAVNLVDSGKVTLMNKQFAEIYGWPRDVINDVETFFEKVYPDEQYRKHMVEMVMADMESKKPERMNWKGIRITTQTGEQRIINAKNIPVYDQNLMISTVVDVTAQVEAEKKLAESEHNYRLLFQKSPQPMFIYNPDDLSIVEVNESAVRHYGYTRQEFYSKTLLDIRPEEEKEKARKIIKNDRETNLSEPEESRHLKKSGEVINVRVTGSAINYFGKDYRLVLVNDITKQKKAEEMVLASLVEGENKERARIAQELHDGLGQYLAAANMNLDAVKTQISNLNERKQEQFNKGLNLLKHAVTETAQISRNLMPRVVDDYGLALAIEALVDNYSTNNEMDISYYQNIQNVELPREVQFNLYRIAQEGLSNAVKYSEATQINVQLIKDELDLILTIDDNGVGFNTSDSDFVPGLGLQTIKTRTGALGGDFEFDSKPGKGTFISAIVPIHKNSSGT; encoded by the coding sequence ATGAAGAGGCTCCAAAAACTATTTCAGCTTAATGCTGTAACTATTACTGTCATATACATGGTAATAGGTACATTATGGATTCTCTTTTCTGACCAGCTGTTAAGGGCGACTATAAAAGATCTTGAAACTTTCTCCCGCATCGAAACTTTCAAAGGTCTTTTTTATATCGTGGTAACCGGCTCTCTCCTTTACTTTCTTGTTGACTTCAGCAATAAACGCATTAAAGCCACCCGTGAAACCGTCGACAAAGCCCTGGACTCTGTAAAAATTGCTACCTGGAGCATTGACCTCAGAAACGACCGAAACATCACCTCTAAGTACCACTATAAACTTTTTGGTTTAAAAAAAAGCCCCAAAACCTGGAATGTTCAGGACTTTTACAATCGCATTCATCCTGAAGACAGAGATCTTGTTGAACGAGCTTTTATTGAGGCCATTGAAACAAAAAAACCTTATGCAGCTGAGTACCGCATTATTTGGCCCGATGAAACCATCCGCTGGATGAAAAGCCTGGGCAATGTTCAGCTAAACGAAGAAGGTGAGACAATAGGCATTTCAGGAATTATTCAGGATATCACAGAACAGATGCATCTTGAAGTACAACATAACCGGAAACAAGAGCTTTTCGAGCGTATTTTCGAGCAAATCCCCGTTATGGTTGATATTTATGATCCTCAAATTAACGAGATCAGGGTTAATAAAGCTTTTGAAGATATTTTAGGATGGAGTAACGATGAAATACAGGAAATAGATTTAATGACTGCCTGCTATCCTGATCCTGAAATTAGAGAAAAAGCCGCCAAAGTAATGAACGAAGCTGATGGGGGGTGGCACACCTTCCACGTAAAGGATAAGAAAGGAAATACACACATTCAGGAGTGGTCAAATATAAAGCTCTCTGACAGCAGTATTATTGGTATTGGGCTGGATGTAACTGAATTGAAAGCTTCACAGGAAGAGATTATAGAATCCCGGCAATTACTTGAAAAAATGTTCGAGAGTTTAAAGGAATCCGTTTTGATCCTTGAACCGGGAACCCGCGTCATTACAGACTGTAACCAAAGTGCTACCAAATTGTTTGGCTATTCAAAAGAAGAATTAATTGGCAGCAGTACAAAAAAGCTACATGTAAGCGAAGAATGGTACTACAAGTTTGACGAAATGGGGACCGAGAACCTTAAAGAAAAAGGGATTTTCGAAACAGAATATGTACTTAAGAAAAAAGACGGTACAAAATTTCACACCCAACATACCGTAACTTTAATTGAAAGAGAAGATGGTGAGGTTGAAAAAATCGTAAGCGTTGTTCAGGATATCACTGATCAGGTAAACCATGAAAAGGAACTAAAAGAGCATAATGAATTCATCGAAACCACTTTAGAAAACCTTCCCATTGGGGTGGCGGTTAATCTGGTTGATTCTGGTAAAGTGACATTAATGAATAAACAGTTTGCCGAAATTTACGGCTGGCCTAGAGATGTAATTAATGATGTGGAGACCTTTTTTGAAAAAGTATATCCCGATGAACAGTACCGAAAACATATGGTAGAAATGGTTATGGCCGATATGGAGTCAAAAAAGCCAGAGCGAATGAATTGGAAGGGCATCAGGATAACAACTCAGACTGGAGAACAACGCATTATAAATGCCAAAAATATTCCCGTTTATGACCAAAATCTCATGATTTCTACAGTGGTGGATGTGACGGCTCAGGTTGAAGCAGAGAAAAAACTGGCTGAATCAGAACATAATTACCGACTTCTTTTTCAGAAAAGCCCACAACCGATGTTCATATATAACCCTGATGATTTATCCATTGTTGAAGTAAATGAATCAGCAGTCCGGCATTATGGATATACAAGGCAAGAATTTTATTCCAAAACGTTACTGGACATCCGACCTGAAGAGGAAAAAGAAAAAGCCAGAAAAATTATCAAAAACGATCGTGAAACTAATCTCTCAGAACCTGAGGAATCACGACACCTTAAAAAATCCGGTGAAGTAATTAATGTCCGCGTCACCGGTTCAGCCATAAACTACTTTGGCAAAGATTACCGGCTGGTGTTGGTGAATGATATCACCAAACAAAAGAAAGCGGAGGAAATGGTTTTGGCTTCTTTGGTGGAAGGAGAAAATAAAGAACGGGCGCGAATTGCCCAGGAGTTGCACGATGGATTGGGGCAATACCTTGCAGCTGCCAACATGAACCTGGATGCTGTAAAAACCCAAATCTCCAACCTGAATGAACGCAAGCAAGAGCAGTTCAATAAAGGTTTGAATTTATTAAAACACGCAGTTACCGAAACAGCACAAATTTCACGAAACCTGATGCCACGCGTGGTTGATGATTATGGACTGGCTTTAGCTATTGAGGCCCTCGTTGATAATTACAGCACCAATAATGAAATGGATATCAGCTATTATCAAAATATTCAGAATGTAGAACTTCCCCGGGAAGTACAATTTAATCTCTATCGTATTGCTCAGGAAGGACTTTCGAATGCCGTAAAATATTCGGAAGCTACACAAATAAATGTACAGCTAATTAAAGATGAGCTTGATTTGATCCTGACGATTGATGATAATGGAGTCGGCTTTAACACTTCAGATTCGGACTTTGTGCCAGGACTGGGTTTACAAACCATTAAAACAAGAACGGGGGCACTTGGTGGTGATTTTGAATTCGACTCTAAACCAGGAAAAGGGACTTTTATTAGTGCAATCGTTCCCATTCATAAAAATTCTAGCGGCACTTAA
- a CDS encoding response regulator transcription factor has protein sequence MANIKIAIVDDHQIVRDGIKILIEDEPGFEVLFEAENGKQATDLSKKHSPDLIIMDITMPKMNGIEATEIIKNEQPDVKILALTMLSEDQHIKKMIKAGASGYILKSSGREELIKAINTIIGGKHYFSDDATQAILQELVQPSVSKAKEPDDVNITDRELEVLKLIVNEFTNQEIADQLYVSVRTVDAHRRNLLQKTGAKNTAGLVKFAIKNNLFENNDNG, from the coding sequence ATGGCCAATATTAAGATTGCAATAGTTGATGACCATCAGATAGTAAGGGATGGGATTAAAATACTTATAGAAGACGAGCCTGGCTTTGAAGTTTTATTTGAAGCTGAGAATGGGAAACAAGCGACCGATCTTTCAAAAAAGCATAGCCCTGATCTTATTATCATGGATATTACAATGCCAAAAATGAATGGCATTGAAGCAACTGAGATTATCAAAAATGAACAGCCTGATGTCAAAATCCTGGCTTTGACCATGCTGAGTGAAGATCAGCACATAAAAAAAATGATAAAGGCAGGTGCTTCAGGATATATTCTTAAAAGCTCTGGCCGGGAAGAACTTATAAAAGCTATCAACACCATCATTGGTGGCAAGCATTATTTTAGTGATGATGCTACTCAGGCTATTCTTCAGGAGCTGGTTCAGCCCTCAGTGTCTAAAGCCAAAGAACCCGATGATGTAAACATCACTGACCGGGAGCTTGAGGTGTTAAAACTGATTGTTAATGAGTTTACCAACCAGGAAATTGCCGATCAGCTATATGTCAGCGTCCGAACCGTTGATGCTCACCGCAGAAATCTTCTGCAAAAAACCGGGGCTAAAAACACAGCCGGACTTGTCAAGTTTGCTATCAAAAATAACCTTTTTGAAAATAACGACAATGGGTAA
- a CDS encoding PAS domain S-box protein — protein sequence MSDNIYTTIELNALSSAILNSLNAHIAILDYDGTITAFNKQWKIQREEFGEKCSHPNLNENILSTLQQPLADGNDFALRLLLGIKDVLHQERDSFETKYQIQQNGSRKTFNVTVKSLGPEDGAILIYEDISAQIQSLTYLKETQEKFEKHFHNSLYGILVADESNIVIEANNVACKMLETTSDAIVFSNITNYLDVDMDASEIQKRINREGNFMGEYEITTANGSIVPVELSVTLFRSENGKPVTSWAFKDISQKRLTQQALKASEQQYKLQFNNTLEGTIIGRPNGRILTVNPAACDLLGYKAEELEGQYRDIVFDMGNPINVQAVANRRENGSFTGEVEFTHKDGHKIPVEVSSVIFEAEDGTEKTIINIKDISSRKAVQQQLLDEKEFTESAISSLPTAFFVFSLDGTMVRWNSMLEQDLGYTHDEIAHSNVIQLVHPDDQPLLKEIMKGELVGRKISVEARCITKEGKAVHYLLRGTSFEQNGERFIVGGGLNRNNLIEIENERQLVKEELQRTKHFNELAVNGANLGLWEVDLDSGHAYYNERWHTMLGYRKEDIEFTREFFYTLIHPEDESIPENELARYKEANDKYESEFRLKAADGSYKWILAIAKFVDWDENGKPTKLAGSHMDITDRKVVEVQNKRHQQLLNQLFFNSPIGIVLVDAEGRVQNINQSFSKIFGYSEKEIAGKDLDQTIVPSAMDDQGEILSQLSFTGDSFQTETIRITKDGKEVPVLVGGVPVELDGEVIAIYGMYVDISERKSKEEELKKVNEQLEQAQKVSKLGYWAHKIAENTTKWSKEMYNIWELDPKTFNPNFERFKETIHPEDKHLVSVLTDNSFQDQKYHDIEYRIVTSSGKIKWIFERITVIKNDQGEPVIWEGISQDITERKALENRIVDLLKTEQKARAQMQDMFEESPSAIAMLEGDQHTYTFVNDKYKELVGRNHLVGLPVKEALPEMAEQGFTDLLNTCFSEDRTLYFNEKEIYFNRGENQPSESYFLNFVYKPIHDENGKVYGIFVEAIDVTEQVQARNIIEKSLAEKETLLNEVHHRVKNNLAIISGLLELEILDNHDQKISKHLYSTQSRITTIAKIHELLYQNESLTHVSFKKFIESVMGEGAKLTDKNSYKLISGFELDEVELNVNQAIPAGMLLNEVLDYLDQVKSSDLNADASPLTLKMVNNNDECVKIELIDQSNQLLPAYNTDDNSNTRLRKELIEVLSTQIHGNIELNQDKESILSIHFAKREAKGPHSALRN from the coding sequence ATGAGTGATAATATATATACTACTATAGAATTGAATGCCTTAAGTTCGGCAATTCTCAATTCACTGAATGCTCACATTGCCATTCTTGATTACGATGGCACCATCACTGCCTTCAACAAGCAATGGAAAATACAGCGTGAGGAGTTTGGGGAAAAATGCAGTCATCCCAACCTCAATGAAAATATATTATCCACTCTTCAGCAACCACTCGCAGATGGCAATGATTTTGCCCTCAGGCTTTTGCTTGGCATTAAGGATGTTCTTCATCAGGAAAGAGATAGTTTTGAAACAAAGTATCAGATTCAACAAAATGGAAGCAGAAAGACATTTAATGTTACTGTAAAATCTCTAGGACCTGAAGATGGAGCCATTCTTATTTATGAAGATATCAGTGCTCAAATTCAAAGCCTGACCTACCTTAAAGAAACACAAGAGAAATTTGAGAAACATTTCCATAACAGCCTGTATGGAATTTTAGTAGCGGATGAATCAAATATTGTCATAGAAGCAAATAATGTAGCCTGTAAAATGCTGGAGACTACTTCTGATGCCATTGTTTTCTCCAATATCACTAATTACTTAGATGTTGATATGGATGCTTCCGAAATCCAGAAAAGGATTAATCGTGAAGGCAATTTTATGGGTGAATATGAAATCACGACAGCAAACGGAAGCATCGTCCCTGTTGAATTGAGTGTCACCTTATTCCGAAGTGAAAATGGAAAACCAGTTACCAGCTGGGCGTTTAAAGACATCTCTCAGAAAAGGCTTACACAGCAAGCCTTAAAAGCTTCAGAACAGCAATATAAGCTGCAGTTTAATAATACCCTGGAAGGAACCATCATAGGCAGGCCGAACGGCCGTATTCTTACGGTTAACCCGGCTGCCTGTGATTTGCTGGGGTATAAGGCTGAAGAACTGGAAGGCCAATACCGGGACATTGTCTTTGATATGGGAAACCCCATAAATGTACAGGCAGTCGCTAACCGACGAGAAAATGGTAGCTTTACAGGCGAGGTTGAATTTACTCACAAAGACGGACATAAAATTCCTGTAGAAGTGAGCTCCGTTATATTTGAAGCTGAAGACGGAACTGAAAAAACCATTATTAATATTAAGGACATATCCTCCAGAAAAGCCGTGCAGCAACAACTGCTGGATGAAAAGGAATTTACCGAATCTGCTATTTCCAGCCTGCCAACCGCGTTCTTCGTATTTAGTTTGGATGGCACGATGGTCCGGTGGAATAGCATGCTGGAGCAAGACCTGGGCTATACACATGACGAAATTGCCCATAGCAATGTGATTCAACTGGTACATCCTGACGATCAGCCTTTACTGAAAGAAATCATGAAAGGTGAATTGGTTGGAAGAAAAATAAGTGTTGAAGCCCGCTGTATAACCAAAGAAGGAAAAGCTGTTCATTATTTATTGAGAGGAACCAGTTTTGAGCAAAACGGTGAGCGCTTTATTGTCGGGGGTGGATTGAACCGTAATAACTTAATTGAAATTGAAAATGAACGGCAACTGGTCAAAGAAGAACTGCAGCGAACCAAGCATTTTAATGAACTTGCTGTAAATGGAGCTAATCTTGGTTTATGGGAAGTAGATCTTGATAGCGGCCATGCTTACTATAATGAGCGCTGGCATACTATGCTGGGCTATCGTAAAGAAGACATTGAATTCACAAGAGAGTTCTTTTATACCTTAATTCATCCTGAAGACGAGAGTATTCCTGAAAATGAGCTTGCCAGATACAAAGAAGCCAACGATAAATATGAATCTGAATTCCGTTTAAAAGCTGCGGACGGATCTTACAAATGGATCCTGGCTATTGCAAAATTTGTAGACTGGGATGAAAATGGTAAACCAACCAAGCTTGCCGGTTCTCACATGGATATCACTGACCGAAAGGTTGTAGAAGTACAAAATAAAAGACACCAACAACTGCTGAATCAACTTTTCTTCAATTCTCCAATTGGGATTGTTTTAGTTGATGCTGAAGGACGTGTCCAGAATATCAATCAGAGTTTTAGCAAAATTTTCGGCTATTCTGAAAAGGAAATAGCAGGAAAAGACCTCGATCAGACTATTGTACCCTCCGCTATGGATGACCAAGGAGAAATTCTTTCTCAGCTAAGCTTTACCGGTGATAGTTTTCAAACCGAAACCATTCGTATCACCAAAGACGGCAAGGAAGTTCCTGTACTGGTAGGCGGTGTGCCCGTTGAATTAGATGGAGAAGTAATTGCAATTTATGGAATGTATGTTGATATCTCTGAGCGAAAGAGTAAAGAAGAAGAGCTCAAAAAAGTTAACGAGCAGCTAGAACAAGCTCAAAAGGTAAGTAAGCTTGGATACTGGGCACATAAGATTGCTGAAAACACCACTAAATGGTCAAAGGAGATGTATAACATTTGGGAATTAGACCCAAAAACTTTTAACCCCAACTTTGAACGGTTTAAGGAAACCATCCATCCAGAAGACAAACACCTTGTTTCTGTATTAACTGATAATTCGTTTCAGGATCAGAAATACCATGATATAGAGTACAGAATTGTAACCTCAAGTGGCAAAATAAAATGGATTTTTGAACGAATTACCGTCATTAAGAATGATCAGGGAGAACCTGTTATCTGGGAAGGAATTTCGCAGGACATCACTGAACGTAAAGCCCTCGAGAACCGGATTGTAGATCTCCTGAAAACGGAGCAAAAGGCCCGCGCCCAGATGCAGGATATGTTTGAGGAATCCCCATCAGCTATTGCTATGCTGGAAGGAGACCAACATACTTACACCTTTGTAAATGATAAATATAAAGAGCTGGTTGGAAGAAATCATTTAGTAGGATTACCGGTAAAAGAAGCATTACCTGAAATGGCAGAACAAGGTTTCACGGATCTGCTGAATACGTGTTTTAGTGAAGACAGAACCCTCTACTTTAATGAAAAAGAAATCTATTTTAACAGAGGTGAAAATCAACCGTCAGAAAGCTATTTCCTGAATTTTGTATATAAACCTATACATGACGAAAATGGAAAAGTTTATGGCATTTTTGTTGAAGCCATCGATGTGACCGAGCAAGTTCAGGCTCGAAACATCATTGAGAAGTCACTTGCTGAAAAAGAAACGCTGCTCAATGAAGTTCACCACCGTGTAAAAAATAACCTGGCTATTATTTCAGGTTTATTGGAGTTAGAGATTTTGGACAACCATGATCAAAAGATTTCTAAACACCTGTATTCAACACAGTCTCGTATCACAACCATAGCTAAAATTCATGAGTTACTTTATCAAAACGAAAGCTTGACACATGTAAGCTTCAAAAAATTTATAGAGAGTGTTATGGGTGAAGGAGCAAAACTGACTGATAAAAACTCCTACAAACTTATATCCGGCTTTGAACTGGATGAAGTTGAGTTGAATGTTAATCAGGCAATTCCCGCAGGTATGCTGCTTAATGAAGTGCTCGACTACCTGGATCAGGTTAAAAGTTCTGATTTGAATGCTGATGCAAGTCCACTCACTCTTAAAATGGTCAACAATAATGACGAGTGTGTTAAAATTGAATTAATCGACCAATCTAACCAACTGCTTCCAGCGTATAACACAGATGACAACTCAAACACTCGTTTACGAAAAGAACTTATTGAGGTATTGTCGACCCAAATTCATGGGAATATTGAGTTAAATCAGGACAAAGAGAGCATTCTCTCAATTCATTTTGCCAAAAGAGAAGCAAAAGGACCACATAGTGCTTTAAGAAATTAA